A region from the Pseudonocardia petroleophila genome encodes:
- a CDS encoding ATP-binding protein, which produces MDPVRNPFAPGAGQRPPELAGRDRELDAFEIVLERVARGRPERSLVLTGLRGVGKTVLLGELRSMAVRAGWGAGKIEARPDADLRRPLSAALHRAIRDLAVRHPDGERVDEVLGVLKAFALRSAPADAKLRDRWQPGIDVPVRTGKADSGDIEIDLVELFTEVATLAADLETGVAILIDEMQDLRADDVSALCAACHELSQSRSPLVVVGAGLPHLPAVLSASKSYSERLFRYARIGQLDRADADFALLAPAEREDATFDVDALDALYERSGGYPYFVQAYGKAAWDAAPRTPICAADVKMAAPEAEAELAVGFFGSRFERATPAEREYLRAMAELADGRDEPVGTSGIAEHLERRASSLSPARDSLLKKGLVFSAQRGQIAFTVPHFGRYLLAQT; this is translated from the coding sequence GTGGACCCCGTGCGCAATCCCTTCGCCCCCGGCGCCGGCCAGCGGCCGCCCGAGCTCGCCGGCCGCGACCGCGAGCTCGACGCGTTCGAGATCGTGCTGGAGCGCGTCGCCCGCGGGCGCCCGGAGCGCAGCCTCGTGCTCACCGGGCTGCGCGGCGTCGGGAAGACGGTGCTGCTGGGGGAGCTGCGCTCGATGGCCGTCCGGGCGGGCTGGGGCGCCGGGAAGATCGAGGCCCGGCCGGACGCCGACCTGCGCCGTCCGCTGTCCGCGGCCCTGCACCGCGCGATCCGCGACCTCGCCGTGCGCCACCCCGACGGCGAGCGCGTCGACGAGGTGCTGGGCGTGCTCAAGGCGTTCGCGCTGCGCTCGGCCCCCGCCGACGCGAAGCTGCGCGACCGCTGGCAGCCCGGCATCGACGTGCCCGTCCGCACCGGCAAGGCCGACTCCGGCGACATCGAGATCGACCTCGTCGAGCTGTTCACCGAGGTCGCCACGCTCGCCGCCGACCTGGAGACCGGGGTGGCCATCCTCATCGACGAGATGCAGGACCTCCGCGCCGACGACGTCTCCGCCCTGTGCGCGGCGTGCCACGAGCTCTCGCAGTCGCGCTCGCCGCTCGTCGTCGTGGGCGCGGGGCTGCCGCACCTGCCCGCCGTGCTCTCGGCGTCGAAGTCGTACTCGGAGCGGCTGTTCCGCTACGCCCGGATCGGCCAGCTCGACCGCGCCGACGCCGATTTCGCCCTCCTCGCCCCCGCCGAGCGCGAGGACGCCACCTTCGACGTCGACGCCCTCGACGCCCTCTACGAGCGCTCCGGCGGCTACCCCTACTTCGTCCAGGCCTACGGCAAGGCCGCGTGGGACGCCGCGCCCCGGACCCCGATCTGCGCCGCCGACGTGAAGATGGCCGCACCGGAGGCGGAGGCGGAGCTGGCCGTCGGCTTCTTCGGGTCGCGCTTCGAGCGCGCCACCCCGGCCGAGCGCGAGTACCTGCGCGCGATGGCCGAGCTGGCCGACGGCCGCGACGAGCCCGTCGGCACCTCGGGGATCGCCGAGCACCTGGAACGGCGGGCGTCCTCGCTGTCGCCCGCCCGCGACAGCCTGCTCAAGAAGGGCCTGGTGTTCTCCGCGCAGCGCGGGCAGATCGCGTTCACCGTGCCCCACTTCGGCCGGTACCTGCTGGCCCAGACCTGA
- a CDS encoding CBS domain-containing protein, whose amino-acid sequence MRIADVLRNKGTEVVTVAPAASVAELLGLLAERNVGALPVVEDDRLVGIVSERDVVRRLHAGGAAVLESRVAEIMTTTVTTCSPDDDAAALAGVMTTGRFRHLPVVVDGALAGIVSIGDLVKTRIDMLEAEREQLQSYIAS is encoded by the coding sequence ATGCGCATAGCGGACGTACTACGGAACAAGGGCACCGAGGTGGTGACCGTCGCCCCCGCCGCGTCGGTGGCCGAGCTGCTGGGCCTGCTCGCCGAGCGCAACGTGGGCGCGCTGCCGGTCGTCGAGGACGACCGGCTGGTCGGGATCGTGTCCGAGCGCGACGTGGTGCGCCGCCTGCACGCGGGCGGCGCGGCCGTCCTGGAGTCGCGGGTCGCCGAGATCATGACCACCACCGTCACCACCTGCTCCCCCGACGACGACGCCGCGGCCCTCGCCGGGGTCATGACCACCGGGCGCTTCCGGCACCTGCCGGTCGTCGTCGACGGGGCGCTCGCCGGGATCGTCAGCATCGGCGACCTGGTGAAGACCCGGATCGACATGCTCGAGGCCGAGCGCGAGCAGCTGCAGAGCTACATCGCGAGCTGA
- a CDS encoding sensor histidine kinase, with the protein MDGDLLLLASDVTGQLTAWPLVALLAVAVARRRCPALPALAVAALLVELALHRVGLDSGGAVWFAALPLLLAVYPDGRFVPRWFVVPVVVSLGIGVAVLATGGAVTDAPGFAPWVGIAQGLLIGGQVHRYRRRASTAERESVRWAILGLLVCVLCFALLAAVGGPIGEGSATAVALADLAVLPAPVGAAIGLLRPRVVDADAALRIVLAVAVAAPVLALVYGGTLAVAGGWWGAAAVAAAAVPVIRCAGRASAWVVYRGRRDGGAAVTDLGRRLDAQPQARLVPETVLRTVVDSLHLDGAALRGAGALDAAVGETPGTAEEFPVVYQGEQLAVLAVAPRRGETGLTGHDRRVLRLLAVHAAPALHGARALDELTATHSRMLLAREEERRRLRRDLHDDLSPTLAGLRLGAAAVARRAAGSDPELARLAADLQDDIAGAVAQTREIAYGLRPPVLDDLGLVAAIAGRVHGPDELCVRIDAPGGPLELPAAVDLAALRIVQEAVSNVRRHAGATRCTVALALDDDTLTVRVTDDGVGLPARLRPGIGLTSIRERATELGGTVEFGAAEDGGARVDVRLPAGGAG; encoded by the coding sequence ATGGACGGCGATCTCCTCCTGCTCGCGAGCGACGTCACGGGCCAGCTGACGGCCTGGCCGCTCGTGGCGCTGCTCGCGGTGGCGGTCGCCCGACGCCGGTGCCCCGCGTTGCCCGCGCTCGCCGTGGCCGCCCTGCTGGTGGAGCTGGCGCTGCACCGCGTCGGGCTCGACTCCGGCGGCGCGGTCTGGTTCGCCGCACTCCCGCTGCTGCTGGCGGTGTACCCGGACGGCCGGTTCGTCCCGCGCTGGTTCGTCGTGCCGGTCGTCGTCTCGCTGGGGATCGGGGTGGCCGTCCTCGCCACCGGCGGAGCCGTCACCGACGCGCCGGGGTTCGCCCCGTGGGTGGGGATCGCCCAGGGCCTGCTGATCGGCGGGCAGGTGCACCGCTACCGGCGGCGGGCCTCCACCGCGGAGCGCGAGAGCGTGCGGTGGGCGATCCTCGGGCTGCTGGTGTGCGTGCTGTGCTTCGCCCTGCTGGCGGCGGTCGGGGGCCCGATCGGGGAGGGCAGCGCGACCGCGGTGGCCCTGGCCGATCTCGCCGTGCTGCCCGCCCCGGTCGGGGCGGCGATCGGCCTGCTCCGGCCGCGGGTCGTCGACGCCGACGCCGCGCTGCGGATCGTGCTCGCCGTCGCGGTCGCCGCCCCGGTGCTGGCGCTGGTGTACGGCGGGACGCTCGCCGTCGCCGGTGGCTGGTGGGGTGCGGCCGCGGTGGCCGCCGCGGCCGTCCCGGTGATCCGGTGCGCCGGCCGGGCGTCGGCGTGGGTGGTGTACCGCGGACGGCGCGACGGGGGCGCGGCCGTCACCGACCTCGGACGGCGCCTCGACGCCCAGCCGCAGGCCCGACTGGTGCCCGAGACCGTGCTGCGCACCGTGGTCGACAGCCTGCACCTCGACGGGGCCGCGCTGCGCGGAGCCGGGGCCCTCGACGCCGCCGTCGGCGAGACCCCCGGGACCGCGGAGGAGTTCCCGGTCGTCTACCAGGGCGAGCAGCTCGCGGTACTGGCCGTCGCGCCGCGGCGCGGGGAGACCGGGCTGACCGGCCACGACCGCCGCGTGCTGCGCCTGCTCGCCGTCCACGCCGCCCCCGCCCTGCACGGCGCGCGGGCGCTGGACGAGCTGACCGCCACCCACTCCCGGATGCTGCTGGCCCGCGAGGAGGAGCGCCGCAGGCTGCGCCGCGACCTGCACGACGACCTCTCGCCCACCCTCGCCGGGCTCCGGCTCGGGGCCGCGGCCGTGGCCCGGCGGGCCGCCGGGTCCGACCCGGAGCTGGCCCGGCTCGCCGCCGACCTGCAGGACGACATCGCCGGTGCGGTGGCCCAGACCCGCGAGATCGCCTACGGCCTGCGCCCACCGGTCCTCGACGACCTCGGGCTGGTCGCCGCGATCGCCGGGCGCGTCCACGGCCCCGACGAGCTGTGCGTCCGCATCGACGCCCCCGGCGGGCCGCTGGAGCTCCCGGCCGCCGTCGACCTGGCCGCGCTGCGGATCGTGCAGGAGGCCGTGTCGAACGTCCGCCGTCACGCCGGGGCCACGCGGTGCACCGTGGCGCTGGCCCTGGACGACGACACCCTGACCGTGCGCGTCACCGACGACGGGGTGGGGCTGCCCGCCCGGCTGCGACCCGGCATCGGGCTCACCTCGATCCGCGAGCGGGCCACCGAGCTGGGCGGCACGGTCGAGTTCGGCGCGGCCGAGGACGGGGGCGCCCGCGTGGACGTCCGGCTGCCGGCCGGGGGCGCGGGGTGA
- a CDS encoding DUF1206 domain-containing protein has translation MTGPLVRLRRLVRGGPSDAPGPVVDALGRVGLVGYGLVHVLVAWLALQVAFGVPDAPADPDGAIGTVTRTPGGFATLALGAVGLVAFAVWQLSAAALGFRWVHGGERVRKRVGAVAKAIATGGLALVVLDYLLGVRRRGGDSAVRALAATALGLPFGRLLLGAAAVGVLGLAVAMTYTGVRRTFLGDLDLRRVGPVARAVITWLGVAGHLCRALALAVIGVLAGGAAISSDPGRAGGLDAALRALGSSVAGAGLLIVVAAGIAAFGLFCLADAATRRA, from the coding sequence GTGACCGGCCCGCTCGTGCGCCTGCGCCGCCTCGTCCGGGGCGGCCCGTCCGACGCGCCCGGGCCCGTCGTCGACGCGCTGGGTCGGGTCGGGCTCGTCGGCTACGGGCTGGTGCACGTGCTCGTCGCGTGGCTGGCCCTGCAGGTCGCCTTCGGCGTGCCCGACGCCCCCGCCGACCCGGACGGCGCGATCGGCACCGTCACCCGCACGCCGGGCGGGTTCGCCACCCTCGCGCTCGGCGCCGTCGGACTGGTGGCCTTCGCGGTCTGGCAGCTCAGCGCCGCCGCGCTCGGGTTCCGCTGGGTGCACGGCGGCGAGCGGGTCCGCAAGCGGGTCGGCGCCGTGGCCAAGGCGATCGCGACGGGCGGGCTCGCGCTCGTCGTCCTGGACTACCTGCTCGGGGTCCGCCGCCGCGGCGGCGACTCCGCGGTCCGTGCGCTCGCCGCCACCGCGCTCGGCCTGCCGTTCGGCCGGCTCCTGCTGGGCGCCGCCGCCGTGGGGGTGCTCGGGCTCGCGGTCGCGATGACCTACACCGGCGTGCGCCGCACCTTCCTCGGCGATCTCGACCTGCGCCGGGTCGGGCCGGTCGCGCGCGCCGTCATCACCTGGCTCGGCGTGGCCGGGCACCTGTGCCGCGCGCTCGCGCTCGCGGTGATCGGGGTGCTGGCCGGGGGTGCGGCGATCTCGTCGGACCCCGGCCGCGCCGGCGGGCTGGACGCGGCGCTGCGCGCGCTCGGGTCGTCGGTCGCGGGGGCGGGGCTGCTGATCGTCGTTGCCGCGGGGATCGCGGCGTTCGGGCTCTTCTGCCTGGCCGACGCGGCCACCCGCCGGGCGTAG
- a CDS encoding SIMPL domain-containing protein: protein MTEIVTEGSGWFEEPGDRAELDVGFTATATTRSAAVSALADRLAAAAPVLETAGLTVEHRRLWVHNEWRRDRVVGCRAGEDVRLVVTDVGVLEQVLSALIGAEPTGLDGPRWVLADPAAARREAQRRAVADARDRAEGYAAALGVTLGGLLRLSESPGHHPIGASMRMAMAADSAGPDVRDLGLEPEPVRVSVQCTTTWATSA, encoded by the coding sequence ATGACCGAGATCGTCACCGAGGGCAGCGGCTGGTTCGAGGAACCGGGCGACCGGGCCGAGCTCGACGTCGGGTTCACCGCCACCGCGACGACCCGCTCTGCGGCGGTCTCGGCGCTCGCCGATCGGCTCGCCGCCGCGGCGCCCGTGCTGGAGACCGCCGGGCTCACGGTGGAGCACCGCAGGCTGTGGGTGCACAACGAGTGGCGCCGCGACCGCGTCGTCGGCTGCCGGGCCGGCGAGGACGTCCGGCTGGTCGTCACCGACGTCGGGGTGCTCGAGCAGGTGCTCTCCGCGCTGATCGGCGCCGAGCCCACCGGCCTCGACGGCCCGCGCTGGGTGCTCGCCGACCCCGCGGCCGCCCGCCGGGAGGCCCAGCGGCGCGCCGTCGCCGACGCCCGCGACCGGGCGGAGGGCTACGCGGCCGCGCTGGGCGTCACGCTGGGCGGTCTCCTGCGGCTGTCGGAGTCGCCGGGGCATCACCCGATCGGGGCATCCATGCGGATGGCGATGGCCGCGGACTCCGCGGGCCCGGACGTCCGTGACCTGGGGCTGGAGCCCGAACCCGTCCGGGTCTCGGTGCAGTGCACGACGACGTGGGCCACCTCTGCGTAG
- a CDS encoding IS481 family transposase → MHANAALTPTARLRLGKLVVEQDWPVARAAERFQVSWPTAKRWADRYACEGEAGMQDRSSRPHHSPCATPAPAVRKVVHLRWKQRLGPVGIAAILGLSTSTVHRILTSCRINRLSHLDRATGEPVRRYEHPHPGDLAHVDVKKLGNIPDGGGWRFVGRAQGKRHRAATPGKPRNRHHHPKMGTGYLHTVLDDHSRVAYTEMCDDETAATAVAVLHRAVAWFAARHVTVRAVLTDNGACYRSHLWREACAELEIRHRRTRPYRPQTNGKVERFHRTLVEGWAFRRLYASETHRRKALPGWIHEYNHHRPHTACGGHPPITRLTNLSDQYI, encoded by the coding sequence GTGCACGCTAACGCCGCGCTGACCCCGACCGCACGACTACGGCTGGGGAAGCTGGTCGTCGAGCAGGACTGGCCCGTCGCCCGGGCTGCGGAACGGTTCCAGGTGTCCTGGCCGACGGCGAAACGCTGGGCCGACCGGTACGCCTGCGAGGGCGAGGCCGGCATGCAAGACCGGTCCTCCCGCCCGCACCACTCACCCTGCGCGACGCCGGCCCCGGCGGTGCGCAAGGTCGTGCACCTGCGCTGGAAGCAACGCCTGGGGCCGGTCGGAATCGCCGCGATCCTGGGGCTGTCGACCTCCACGGTGCACCGCATCCTGACCTCGTGCCGGATCAACCGGCTCTCCCACCTGGACCGGGCCACCGGGGAACCTGTGCGCCGCTACGAACATCCCCACCCCGGCGACCTGGCCCACGTGGATGTGAAGAAGCTGGGCAACATCCCCGACGGCGGCGGATGGCGCTTCGTCGGACGCGCCCAAGGCAAGCGTCATCGGGCCGCGACCCCGGGCAAGCCGCGCAACCGTCACCACCATCCCAAGATGGGCACCGGCTACCTGCACACCGTCCTGGACGACCACTCCCGCGTCGCTTACACCGAGATGTGCGACGACGAAACCGCCGCCACCGCGGTCGCCGTGCTGCACCGGGCAGTGGCCTGGTTCGCCGCCCGCCACGTCACCGTCCGGGCGGTCCTGACCGACAACGGCGCCTGCTACCGCTCACACCTGTGGCGCGAGGCCTGCGCCGAGCTTGAGATCCGCCACCGCCGCACCCGCCCCTACCGCCCGCAGACCAACGGCAAGGTCGAACGGTTCCATCGGACCCTGGTCGAGGGATGGGCGTTCCGCCGGCTCTACGCCAGCGAAACCCACCGCCGCAAAGCCCTACCGGGCTGGATTCACGAGTACAACCATCACCGACCCCACACCGCCTGCGGCGGACACCCACCGATCACCAGATTGACTAACCTGTCCGATCAGTACATCTAG
- a CDS encoding FAD-binding oxidoreductase translates to MTASLHTLRVVGPVLDGADPRVTDEVAAFNTTHTPRPALVVGATSAEDVAAAVRWAAEHGFRVAVQSTGHGLSSDLAGTVLVSTRRMSAVAVDPAARTARVGAGVRWREVIDAAAPFGLASLSGSSSGVGVVGYTLGGGLGPLARRHGFAADHVRSVQLVTADGAIRRVDADGDPDLFWALRGGSGNFGIVTELEFDLVPVTTLYGGGIFFPGEAAADVLHAYRTWVGTLPEETTTSVALLRLPPLPELPEPLRGRFVVHLRFAHLGPADEGAALLAPMRAAAPAVLDLVADMPYAAVDSIHMDPTDPMPTWERGTTLRELPAAAVDELLAVAGPDVAVPLIMVELRHLGGAVGRPAAVPNAVAGRDAAFSLLALGPTAGPLAETMPAITQSVVDRMAPWAARGALLNFLGSAGPERVGRLWDDADRARLLAVRDRLDPDRRLAPGHALVR, encoded by the coding sequence GTGACCGCCTCCCTGCACACCCTGCGGGTGGTCGGACCGGTGCTCGACGGCGCCGACCCCCGGGTAACCGACGAGGTCGCCGCGTTCAACACCACCCACACCCCGCGGCCCGCGCTGGTCGTCGGCGCCACGAGCGCCGAGGACGTCGCCGCCGCGGTGCGCTGGGCGGCGGAGCACGGGTTCCGGGTCGCGGTGCAGTCCACCGGGCACGGCCTGTCCTCCGACCTGGCCGGGACCGTCCTCGTCAGCACGCGGCGGATGTCCGCGGTGGCGGTCGACCCGGCGGCCCGCACCGCGCGCGTCGGGGCCGGGGTGCGCTGGCGCGAGGTGATCGACGCGGCGGCGCCGTTCGGGCTGGCCTCGCTGAGCGGCTCGTCGAGCGGGGTGGGGGTCGTCGGCTACACCCTCGGCGGCGGGCTCGGCCCGCTGGCGCGGCGCCACGGCTTCGCGGCCGACCACGTCCGGTCCGTGCAGCTCGTGACCGCGGACGGCGCGATCCGCCGCGTCGACGCGGACGGCGACCCTGACCTGTTCTGGGCGCTGCGCGGCGGCTCCGGCAACTTCGGGATCGTCACGGAGCTGGAGTTCGACCTGGTCCCCGTCACGACCCTGTACGGCGGCGGGATCTTCTTCCCCGGTGAGGCCGCGGCCGACGTGCTGCACGCCTACCGCACCTGGGTCGGCACGCTGCCCGAGGAGACGACGACGTCGGTCGCGCTGCTGCGGCTGCCCCCGCTGCCCGAGCTGCCCGAACCGCTGCGCGGCCGGTTCGTGGTGCACCTGCGGTTCGCCCACCTCGGACCGGCCGACGAGGGCGCGGCGCTGCTCGCCCCGATGCGCGCGGCGGCCCCCGCGGTGCTGGACCTGGTCGCCGACATGCCCTACGCGGCCGTCGACTCCATCCACATGGACCCGACCGACCCGATGCCGACCTGGGAGCGCGGTACGACGCTGCGCGAGCTGCCCGCCGCGGCCGTCGACGAGCTGCTCGCCGTCGCCGGACCGGACGTGGCGGTGCCGCTGATCATGGTGGAGCTGCGCCATCTCGGCGGGGCGGTCGGGCGGCCGGCCGCGGTGCCCAACGCCGTCGCGGGTCGCGACGCCGCGTTCTCGCTGCTCGCGCTCGGCCCGACGGCCGGCCCGCTGGCCGAGACGATGCCCGCGATCACGCAGTCCGTCGTCGACCGGATGGCCCCGTGGGCCGCCCGGGGGGCCCTGCTCAACTTCCTCGGCTCGGCGGGCCCGGAGCGGGTCGGCCGGCTGTGGGACGACGCCGACCGCGCGCGGCTGCTCGCCGTCCGCGACCGGCTCGACCCGGACCGGCGCCTCGCCCCGGGGCACGCGCTGGTGAGGTGA
- a CDS encoding FxsA family protein has product MPFVLLYLVVEIVALVALGSVIGLGWTIVVLLAGSLLGLWLARREGVRAAQALAEAVNNRRVAHAEVTDGLLVAAGGVLLFVPGLVTDLAGLLLVLPPTRALVRRRLVKAAEQRSPGLRTARIRSEGTVVDGTVVDEPAPPGTPVIEGEIVDPQDRKAS; this is encoded by the coding sequence ATGCCGTTCGTGCTCCTGTACCTCGTCGTCGAGATCGTCGCGCTCGTCGCGCTCGGCTCGGTGATCGGTCTCGGCTGGACGATCGTGGTCCTGCTGGCCGGTTCCCTGCTCGGGCTCTGGCTCGCCCGCCGGGAGGGGGTGCGGGCCGCGCAGGCGCTCGCCGAGGCCGTGAACAACCGCCGGGTGGCGCACGCGGAGGTCACCGACGGCCTGCTGGTGGCCGCGGGCGGGGTGCTGCTGTTCGTCCCGGGCCTGGTCACCGACCTGGCCGGGCTGCTGCTGGTGCTGCCGCCCACGCGCGCGCTCGTGCGCAGGCGGCTGGTGAAGGCGGCGGAGCAGCGGTCCCCGGGGCTCCGGACGGCCCGGATCCGCTCCGAGGGCACTGTCGTCGACGGGACGGTCGTGGACGAGCCCGCCCCGCCCGGCACGCCGGTCATCGAGGGCGAGATCGTCGACCCGCAGGACCGGAAGGCGAGCTAG
- a CDS encoding VanW family protein — protein sequence MPERQSSPGEATTRPETDGSTNGSSTHENGSPGNGVPVNGDARPAGIPDAGRPGDGAPVADQVAEQVAAEPEAVDPAPAGPGDEVPDGGEPVMTGDRAVDIAEDTRAGDAPAAAARPAPQSLFDPITPPGDGPSMHPAAPGAAPSVQAPSAQSPSTQAPPAQSPSAQTPSAQPPSAQSPSAQTPSREPVAPAAAPGAADPAPEAGGRVDEPDRSGVEATTTAVPAATPRPRPRPTPAPVADPARPEAPDAEEGPTRPTPRPDTDGPTVAVAAAAATPAATPDAPPAETDPAHTERTPNWDSEATQVIPISTGAAAAEPSASGPTDPPTERIPVAAAAAAPPSRPSDGGPPSGGRSRRRLPLLIVAAVVAVLALVYVADLLLSSGSVPRGVTVAGVAVGGMSLADAEQELRTEIEPRTTVPVEVTAGEVTTQIDPVTAGLAVDWAGTLARAGEQPLNPITRITSFFTQREIGVATTVDRAAVDGALGELLPIVDKVPVEGTVRFEGVTPVAVDPVPGQHLDQPAAVDVLSRDWASGRPVALPLIPLPAKTTPEDVANAIEEVAGPAVSGPVTVIGENDSEGVLEPAVIAESLTFEPGEAGGLEPVLNPTVVTDALDDQLAGSEREPVDASLDFSTTPATVVPSQDGRGVDYDATLADLLTVLTGTGPRQITAVYADQPAEVTTEELQSLGSAGVISEFQTGGFAADSGINIRRAAELINGMVVAPGETFSLDAASGPRTAANGYVEAGVIDNGQPARGIAGGASQVSTTLFNAAYFAGMTDIEHRAHSFYISRYPPGREATISDGTIDMRFRNDTPTAVLIQTVWTPSSITVRLLGTKYYEVESLTGPRTNPTSPNTVNVPAGEDCNPSQGAPGFTITDTRRLTDVRTGEVRTEPTTTTRYNPSPRVVCE from the coding sequence ATGCCCGAGCGGCAGTCCTCGCCCGGCGAGGCGACGACGCGTCCCGAGACGGACGGGTCGACCAACGGCAGCTCCACCCACGAGAACGGCTCACCCGGGAACGGGGTCCCGGTCAACGGGGACGCCCGGCCCGCGGGCATCCCGGACGCCGGGCGGCCGGGGGACGGCGCGCCCGTCGCCGACCAGGTGGCCGAGCAGGTCGCGGCGGAGCCCGAGGCGGTCGATCCGGCCCCCGCCGGCCCGGGTGACGAGGTGCCCGACGGTGGCGAACCGGTGATGACCGGGGACCGTGCGGTCGACATCGCCGAGGACACCCGCGCCGGGGACGCCCCGGCCGCTGCCGCACGTCCGGCCCCGCAGTCGCTGTTCGACCCGATCACCCCGCCCGGTGACGGCCCGTCGATGCACCCGGCCGCGCCCGGCGCGGCTCCGTCGGTGCAGGCGCCGTCTGCGCAGTCCCCGTCGACGCAGGCCCCGCCTGCCCAGTCCCCGTCGGCCCAGACCCCGTCGGCCCAGCCCCCATCGGCCCAGTCCCCGTCGGCCCAGACCCCGTCGAGGGAGCCCGTCGCACCGGCGGCCGCACCCGGCGCGGCGGACCCAGCCCCGGAGGCCGGCGGCCGGGTGGACGAGCCCGACCGCTCCGGTGTCGAGGCGACCACCACCGCCGTCCCGGCGGCCACGCCCCGCCCGCGGCCGCGCCCCACCCCGGCCCCGGTCGCCGACCCGGCCCGCCCCGAGGCGCCGGACGCGGAGGAGGGCCCGACCCGCCCGACGCCCCGGCCGGACACCGACGGGCCGACCGTCGCCGTGGCCGCCGCCGCGGCCACCCCGGCGGCCACCCCGGACGCACCGCCCGCCGAGACCGACCCCGCGCACACCGAGCGCACACCGAACTGGGATTCCGAGGCGACGCAGGTGATTCCGATCAGCACGGGAGCCGCGGCCGCGGAGCCCTCCGCGAGCGGACCGACCGACCCGCCCACCGAGCGGATCCCCGTCGCCGCCGCGGCGGCCGCGCCGCCGAGCCGTCCCTCCGACGGCGGGCCGCCGTCGGGCGGGCGCTCGCGGCGCCGCCTGCCGCTGCTGATCGTGGCCGCGGTCGTGGCCGTGCTGGCGCTCGTCTACGTCGCCGACCTGCTGCTCAGCTCCGGATCGGTGCCCCGCGGGGTCACCGTCGCGGGCGTCGCGGTGGGCGGGATGAGCCTGGCCGACGCCGAGCAGGAGCTCCGCACGGAGATCGAGCCCCGCACCACGGTGCCGGTCGAGGTCACCGCGGGCGAGGTCACCACCCAGATCGACCCCGTCACGGCCGGACTGGCCGTCGACTGGGCCGGCACACTGGCCCGCGCGGGCGAGCAGCCGCTCAACCCGATCACCCGGATCACCTCGTTCTTCACCCAGCGCGAGATCGGCGTCGCCACCACCGTCGACCGCGCGGCCGTCGACGGGGCGCTCGGCGAGCTCCTGCCGATCGTCGACAAGGTCCCCGTCGAGGGCACCGTGCGGTTCGAGGGCGTCACGCCCGTCGCCGTCGACCCGGTCCCCGGCCAGCACCTCGACCAGCCCGCCGCCGTCGACGTGCTGTCGCGCGACTGGGCGTCGGGCCGACCGGTGGCGCTGCCGCTGATCCCGCTGCCCGCGAAGACCACCCCCGAGGACGTCGCGAACGCGATCGAGGAGGTGGCCGGCCCGGCCGTGTCCGGGCCCGTCACCGTCATCGGCGAGAACGACTCCGAGGGCGTGCTCGAGCCGGCCGTCATCGCCGAGTCCCTGACGTTCGAGCCCGGCGAGGCGGGCGGGCTGGAGCCGGTCCTCAACCCGACCGTCGTCACCGATGCCCTCGACGACCAGCTGGCCGGTTCCGAGCGCGAGCCCGTCGACGCGAGCCTGGACTTCTCCACCACCCCGGCCACCGTCGTCCCGTCGCAGGACGGGCGGGGCGTCGACTACGACGCGACGCTCGCCGACCTGCTCACGGTGCTGACCGGCACCGGCCCCCGGCAGATCACCGCGGTGTACGCCGACCAGCCCGCCGAGGTCACCACCGAGGAGCTGCAGTCGCTCGGCTCCGCGGGCGTGATCAGCGAGTTCCAGACCGGCGGGTTCGCCGCCGACTCCGGCATCAACATCCGTCGCGCGGCCGAGCTGATCAACGGCATGGTCGTGGCCCCCGGCGAGACGTTCAGCCTGGACGCCGCCAGCGGTCCGCGGACCGCGGCCAACGGGTACGTCGAGGCCGGTGTCATCGACAACGGCCAGCCCGCCCGCGGCATCGCCGGCGGGGCGTCGCAGGTCTCCACGACGCTGTTCAACGCGGCCTACTTCGCCGGCATGACCGACATCGAGCACCGCGCGCACAGCTTCTACATCAGCCGCTACCCCCCGGGCCGCGAGGCGACCATCTCCGACGGCACGATCGACATGCGCTTCCGCAACGACACCCCGACCGCGGTGCTCATCCAGACCGTGTGGACGCCGTCGTCGATCACGGTGCGGCTGCTGGGCACCAAGTACTACGAGGTCGAGTCGCTGACCGGGCCGCGCACCAACCCGACGAGCCCGAACACCGTCAACGTCCCGGCGGGCGAGGACTGCAACCCGAGCCAGGGCGCGCCCGGGTTCACGATCACCGACACGCGGCGCCTGACCGACGTCCGCACCGGTGAGGTCCGCACCGAACCGACCACCACCACCCGCTACAACCCCTCGCCACGGGTCGTCTGCGAGTAG
- a CDS encoding GroES family chaperonin, whose amino-acid sequence MLHDRVMVRDTEGTGERRSSAGIVIPATAAVAKRLVWGEVSGIGHHVRTVKVGDRVLFARDDQYEVEVQGITYLVMRERELHAVATERTEHGTGLYL is encoded by the coding sequence ATGCTGCACGACCGGGTGATGGTGCGCGACACCGAGGGCACCGGGGAGCGCCGCAGCAGTGCGGGGATCGTCATCCCGGCAACCGCAGCGGTCGCCAAGCGTCTGGTCTGGGGAGAGGTGTCCGGCATCGGGCACCACGTCCGCACCGTCAAGGTGGGGGACCGCGTGCTGTTCGCGCGGGACGACCAGTACGAGGTGGAGGTGCAGGGGATCACGTACCTCGTCATGCGGGAACGTGAGCTCCACGCCGTCGCCACCGAGCGGACGGAGCACGGCACCGGCCTGTACCTGTAG